A DNA window from Rhipicephalus sanguineus isolate Rsan-2018 chromosome 8, BIME_Rsan_1.4, whole genome shotgun sequence contains the following coding sequences:
- the LOC119401639 gene encoding zonadhesin: MRLPAQILQETRAGKGETIQIEYVASESLPEGSEITECRLCTGQEYITKMHREVFVLLVIGITFVGVHSQGRKRKCRPNEEFLRAYFPRQDVFCRPWLALPSEVHKLHWCVCKKGYVRNAWGVCINMTDCLSCKEKPFQDFNHCGSKCPLTCGKPIPKECSTECVSGCSCSPGSVLHPSDNKTCVPGYLCPPQCPRFSSFQVCTPVCEATCDQPEPRECRTKCHSGKCVCLPRFVKVVWKEQDYCVPPFACPNEEGMGESPSPPPFSF; encoded by the exons ACAATACAAATAGAGTATGTAGCTTCGGAAAGCCTGCCAGAGGGAAGCGAAATCACCGAGTGTCGACTTTGCACCGGCCAGGAATATATTACTAAAATGCACAGGGAAGTGTTTGTGCTCCTGGTCATCGGGATTACCTTTGTAGGAGTCCACTCGCAGG GTCGTAAACGAAAGTGCAGACCCAACGAAGAATTCCTGAGAGCTTACTTTCCCCGACAAGACGTCTTCTGCAGGCCCTGGCTCGCACTGCCTAGCGAAGTGCATAAGCTGCATTGGTGCGTTTGCAAAAAAGGTTACGTGCGCAATGCGTGGGGAGTGTGCATTAACATGACCGACTGCTTGAGCTGCAAGGAGAAACCATTCCAGGACTTCAATCACTGTGGTTCTAAGTGTCCTTTGACTTGCGGAAAACCAATACCAAAGGAGTGCTCGACCGAATGTGTCTCTGGATGCTCATGCAGCCCGGGCAGTGTTCT TCACCCATCGGATAACAAGACCTGCGTTCCCGGCTACCTGTGCCCACCACAGTGTCCGCGCTTCTCGAGTTTCCAGGTCTGCACGCCAGTCTGCGAAGCGACGTGTGATCAGCCTGAACCGCGTGAATGCCGCACAAAGTGCCACAGCGGCAAGTGCGTCTGCCTGCCCCGCTTTGTGAAGGTTGTGTGGAAAGAACAAGACTACTGCGTACCACCATTCGCATGTCCAAACGAGGAAGGAATGGGGGAGTCACCCTCTCCACCCCCTTTCTCTTTTTGA
- the LOC119401640 gene encoding zonadhesin, with translation MWKMPCEQPALLLLMVFAATGAQYVEYRFHCDSNEVRVWSYLPRLDRFCKPWLTLGTELFMYRWCLCKEGYVRNAWGDCISVRECKSCANERHADFNACSTACPLICGKPEPQSCTRQCEVGCACAPGYILDPWGKMPCILAATCPPECPRYSSFQLCTSNCEPKCNGPLQNICEMTCDNGACVCWPGFYTVFFSGKKHCVPPNQCPRTQ, from the exons ATGTGGAAAATGCCTTGCGAACAACCCGCACTACTACTGCTAATGGTTTTTGCCGCCACAGGTGCTCAGTATGTCG AATATCGTTTCCACTGCGACTCCAACGAGGTGCGAGTGTGGAGCTATTTGCCTCGCCTCGATCGCTTCTGCAAGCCATGGCTCACGTTGGGCACCGAGCTGTTCATGTACCGCTGGTGCCTCTGCAAAGAAGGTTACGTGCGCAACGCCTGGGGCGATTGTATCTCTGTCCGCGAGTGCAAAAGCTGCGCCAACGAGCGTCACGCGGACTTCAACGCCTGCTCTACGGCGTGCCCGCTAATCTGCGGCAAACCAGAGCCTCAGAGCTGTACACGGCAGTGCGAGGTAGGCTGCGCCTGCGCGCCAGGATATATACT TGACCCCTGGGGCAAAATGCCATGCATTCTCGCGGCCACGTGCCCGCCGGAGTGCCCTCGTTACTCCAGTTTCCAGCTGTGCACGTCTAACTGTGAGCCTAAGTGCAACGGACCCCTACAAAATATATGCGAGATGACGTGCGACAACGGCGCATGCGTATGCTGGCCCGGGTTCTACACAGTGTTCTTCAGTGGCAAGAAACACTGTGTTCCTCCAAACCAGTGCCCCAGGACACAATAA